The region GTGGGGCGCCTGGCGCGAGTCATGCCGGCGGCCGTCGACGCCGAGATCGCCGGCGGCTGGTCCGGGATGTACGAGGTCACACCGGACTGGAATCCCATCATGGGGCAGGCGGCGGGCCTCGACGGGCTCTATTACTGCGTCGGCTTTTCCGGGCACGGGTTCAAGCTGTCGCCCGCGGCCGGGCTGCTGATGGCCGAGCTGATGGCCGCCGGCCGCGCCTCCACGCTCGACCTCTCGCCGTACCGCCTCGAGCGCTTCGCCGAGGGGCACGCGTTCCGGATCGCCTATCCGCAGGCGAGCGTGATCGCCTGACGCGCGCGATGGCCTCCCGGCCGGACGTCGTCCTGGACGGCGGCGGTGGGACTGGCGTCGGCTCGGCCGACTGTCTCGCCGAGCGCGGCCTCGCCGCCGCCGCGCGGCCAGGCGGCTTCTGCACCGAGGGCGGGTTGTCATCGGTGTGATCCGGGGGCAGGGACGCCCTCGGGGCCCCTCGGGGCGGGGGACGCGGGGCCGGAACGTGCGTGTGCAGTTCCTACGTTCTCGCGAGGAGGGTCAGCATGAAGGGCACCGTCGTGAGCCGCCGTCACTTCATCGCGGGCGCTGCCGCGGCCGCCGGGGCCGCCGGGCTCTCCGGGCTGCCGCGCGCGGCCGTCGCGCAGGCGAAGCCGAAGAGCCTGGTCTACTCCACCTACGGGGGCGACTACGGCAAGTGGGTGAAGGACGGGTTCGAGGACCAGTTCACCAGGGCCACCGGCATCGCGCTCGTCCACGACGTGGGCCAGAACCCTGAACGCTACCAGAAGCTCAAGGCCCACAAGGACAGCCCGAAGTTCCACATCGTCCACCTTCAGGACAGGTTCCTCTACCTCGCCGCGCGCGATGGGCTCCTCGAGACCATCGACTACGCGAAGGTGCCGAACGCTGCGCCGATCCCCGCGCTCTTCAAGGCGTCCCAGTGGCTGCACTACGTGTACCTGTCGATCGGGATCATCTACAACGCGAAGGCGGTGGGCGACCGCCCGCCCAAGAACTGGGAAGACCTTCTCGACCCTCGCTACAAGGGCAAGATCTTCGTCGACGACTTCCAGCACTTCGGCCTCCACGCGGTGGTCGCCATCGCGCTCGCGCAGGGCGGCAGCTACGCGAACATGGACCCCGGCTTCAAGTTCATCCGCAAGATGAAGGAGACGCTCGCGCCGCGCTTCATCTCGACATCGCAGGAGGGTATGAAGCTCCTGCAGACCGGTGAGGTCCACGCCGCCATCTGGCAGCAGGCGCGCGCCTTGCGCCTCAAGCGCCAGGGGCAGCCCATCGAGTACGTGGTGCCGCAGACCGGCGACGTCGCGGTGACCTACGGCAACGGCATCGTGAGGGGTGCCGGCCACAAGGAGTGGGCGGAGGCGTTCCTCGACGTCACCGCGGACCCGAAGCTCCAGGGCACGTTCGTGTCCGGGGAGATCCAGGCGAACCCGACGCACCCGCAGGCGACGCCGACGCCGGAGATCGCGAAGCTGATCGCCCGGCCGGCCGGCGCGAAGCAGTTCACGCTGGACTACGCCGAGGTGCTTCCGCGCCTCGACGAGTGGACGCGGCGCTGGAACAAGGAAATCGCGGGGTGAGGCGCGGGGCGCTCCTCGCCGTCGCGCCCGCGCTCACCCTGGTCCTCCTGGTCTTCTTCGCGCCGCTGGCACTGCTCCTGTCGTACAGCCTGCTCGGGTATGCCGGCTGCCGGGTGGTCTCCGCGCTGACGCTCGGCCACTACACGGCGCTCGTCACGGACCCGTTCTACCTGCGCATCATCGGCCGGACGTTCGCCGTCGCGCTCACCACGACGCTCCTCTCGGTCGTCCTGGGCTACCCCATCGCCTGGCAGATCGCGCGGACGCGCTCGCGCCTCCGCCCGCTGATGGTGCTCGCCGTCGTCGCGCCGCTCCTGGTGGGCGGCGTGATCCGAGGGTACGGGTGGATGCTGATCCTCGACGACGGCGGCCTCGCCAATGGACTGCTCGTGCGACTCGGTATGATCGCCGCCCCGACGAAGCTGCTGTTCAACTTCACGGGGCTCGTCATCACCATGGTCGAGGTCATGCTGCCGTTCTTCGTGCTTCCGCTGGTCGGCGTGCTCTCGAACCTGGATCCCGCACTCGAGCGCGCGGCGCTCAGCATGGGAGCGAGCCGGCTCCAGACGTTTCTCGAGGTGACGCTGCCGCTCTCGCTCGTCGGCGTCGTCGGCGGCGCGTCGATCGTGTTCAGCCTGGCCGCCAACATCTTCGTCATCCCGCGCATCATCGGCGGCCCCAGCTACCTCCTGATGTCGACGCTGGCCTACCAGCAGATCGGCAGCGTCGGGAACTGGCCGTTCGGCTCG is a window of Candidatus Rokuibacteriota bacterium DNA encoding:
- a CDS encoding extracellular solute-binding protein, which encodes MKGTVVSRRHFIAGAAAAAGAAGLSGLPRAAVAQAKPKSLVYSTYGGDYGKWVKDGFEDQFTRATGIALVHDVGQNPERYQKLKAHKDSPKFHIVHLQDRFLYLAARDGLLETIDYAKVPNAAPIPALFKASQWLHYVYLSIGIIYNAKAVGDRPPKNWEDLLDPRYKGKIFVDDFQHFGLHAVVAIALAQGGSYANMDPGFKFIRKMKETLAPRFISTSQEGMKLLQTGEVHAAIWQQARALRLKRQGQPIEYVVPQTGDVAVTYGNGIVRGAGHKEWAEAFLDVTADPKLQGTFVSGEIQANPTHPQATPTPEIAKLIARPAGAKQFTLDYAEVLPRLDEWTRRWNKEIAG
- a CDS encoding ABC transporter permease; translation: MRRGALLAVAPALTLVLLVFFAPLALLLSYSLLGYAGCRVVSALTLGHYTALVTDPFYLRIIGRTFAVALTTTLLSVVLGYPIAWQIARTRSRLRPLMVLAVVAPLLVGGVIRGYGWMLILDDGGLANGLLVRLGMIAAPTKLLFNFTGLVITMVEVMLPFFVLPLVGVLSNLDPALERAALSMGASRLQTFLEVTLPLSLVGVVGGASIVFSLAANIFVIPRIIGGPSYLLMSTLAYQQIGSVGNWPFGSAVATFMLAATLAVLVVGNRALIRRFGHQGAV